Proteins from one Camelina sativa cultivar DH55 chromosome 8, Cs, whole genome shotgun sequence genomic window:
- the LOC104707093 gene encoding uncharacterized protein LOC104707093 has product MEDPSVMEETKVEAKDGTISVASAFSGHQQAVHDSDHKFLTQAVEEAYKGVDCGDGGPFGAVIVHKNEVVASCHNMVLKYTDPTAHAEVTAIREACKKLNKLELSECEIYASCEPCPMCFGAIHLSRLKRLVYGAKAEAAIAIGFDDFIADALRGTGVYQKSSLEIKKADGNGAAIAEQVFQNTKEKFRLY; this is encoded by the exons ATGGAAGATCCCTCAGTCATGGAAGAAACTAAGG TGGAAGCAAAAGACGGAACCATCTCTGTGGCTTCTGCATTTTCCGGTCACCAACAAG CTGTGCACGATAGCGACCACAAATTCCTAACGCAAGCTGTTGAAGAAGCTTACAAGGGAGTTGACTGTGGTGACGGTGGCCCATTTGGTGCTGTGATTGTGCATAAGAACGAGGTTGTAGCTAGCTGCCACAATATGGTTTTAAAATACACAGATCCAACTGCACATGCTGAAGTCACAGCCATTAGAGAG GCATGCAAGAAACTTAACAAACTCGAGCTATCAGAATGCGAGATCTACGCATCTTGTGAGCCGTGTCCCATGTGCTTTGGAGCCATCCATCTCTCGAGACTCAAG AGATTGGTTTATGGAGCTAAAGCCGAAGCAGCTATAGCCATCGGGTTTGATGACTTCATAGCTGATGCTCTAAGAGGCACCGGGGTTTACCAGAAATCCAGCCTGGAGATCAAGAAAGCGGACGGGAATGGCGCCGCTATCGCAGAACAAGTATTCCAGAACACTAAGGAGAAGTTCCGTTTATACTAA
- the LOC104707094 gene encoding 40S ribosomal protein S24-2: MAEKAVTIRTRNFMTNRLLARKQFVIDVLHPGRANVSKAELKEKLARMYEVKDPNAIFCFKFRTHFGGGKSSGYGLIYDSVDNAKKFEPKYRLIRNGLDTKIERSRKQMKERKNRAKKIRGVKKTKAGDPKKK; the protein is encoded by the exons ATGGCGGAGAAAGCTGTCACTATCAGAACCAGAAACTTCATGACCAACAGGCTTCTCGCCAGGAAGCAATTC GTCATTGATGTTCTTCATCCTGGAAGAGCCAATGTTTCAAAG GCTGAGTTGAAGGAGAAGTTGGCAAGGATGTACGAGGTTAAGGACCCGAATGCTATCTTCTGTTTCAAATTCAGAACTCACTTTGGAGGTGGTAAATCTTCTGGATACGGTTTGATCTATGATTCTGTTGACAACGCCAAGAAATTTGAGCCCAAGTACAGACTGATCAGG AACGGACTTGACACCAAGATTGAGAGGTCAAGGAAACAGATGAAGGAGAGGAAGAACAGGGCGAAGAAAATCCGTGGTGTTAAGAAG ACCAAGGCTGGTGACCCCAAGAAGAAGTGA
- the LOC104707096 gene encoding probable serine/threonine-protein kinase WNK9, translated as MMNNLSHLESDYSQYVEVDPTGRYGRYNEVLGKGSSKTVYRGFDEYEGIEVAWNQVKLYDFLQSPQELERLYCEIHLLKTLKHKSIMKFYASWVDTDNRNINFVTEMFTSGTLRQYRLKHKRVNIRAVKNWCRQILRGLNYLHTHDPPVIHRDLKCDNIFINGNQGEVKIGDLGLAACLQHSHAAHCVGTPEFMAPEVYKEEYNQLVDIYSFGMCVLEMVTFDYPYSECSHPAQIYKRVISGKKPAGLDKVKDPEVKGFIEKCLATVSLRLSARELLDDQFLCIDESELDMRSVESERGQIDEVRHSYHMADHYFNEGANINSFDHPHYSNGSYSHDNENQWDYNGEDSVESHALIEFHIDDTEEDEEDDKSFGNVDISIKGKKRDNGDGLFLRLRTVDKEGRIRNIYFPFDIEADTAISVAREMVEELEMDDRDVIKIANMIDGEIASLVPNWSIFCSCESNRSSVGSIMDFNEKPCGRKGCQEKHGRFEEITFEIKVNHSDEEEDFS; from the exons ATGATGAACAATCTCAGTCATCTTGAATCAGATTACTCTCAGTATGTTGAAGTTGATCCGACTGGAAGATATGGAAGA TACAATGAAGTTCTGGGCAAAGGTTCTTCAAAGACAGT TTACAGAGGATTTGATGAGTATGAAGGTATAGAAGTAGCATGGAACCAAGTAAAGCTCTACGATTTCTTGCAGAGTCCTCAAGAACTGGAGAGGCTTTACTGTGAAATCCATCTcctcaaaacattaaaacacaaaagcatTATGAAGTTCTACGCTTCTTGGGTCGATACCGATAATAGGAACATCAACTTTGTCACTGAAATGTTCACTTCTGGCACCTTGAGACA ATATAGGCTAAAACACAAGAGAGTGAACATAAGAGCGGTGAAGAATTGGTGTAGACAAATCTTAAGAGGATTAAACTATCTTCATACACATGACCCTCCTGTGATTCATAGAGATCTCAAGTGTGACAACATTTTCATTAATGGGAACCAAGGAGAAGTCAAGATTGGCGATCTTGGTCTTGCTGCTTGTTTACAACACTCTCACGCTGCTCATTGTGTTG GGACACCAGAGTTCATGGCTCCTGAAGTTTATAAAGAAGAATACAACCAATTAGTCGACATATACTCGTTCGGGATGTGTGTTCTGGAAATGGTAACATTTGACTACCCGTATAGCGAGTGTTCTCACCCTGCTCAGATTTACAAAAGAGTTATATCG GGCAAGAAACCAGCCGGATTAGACAAGGTGAAGGATCCAGAGGTTAAAGGCTTTATAGAGAAGTGTTTGGCCACAGTGTCCCTTAGGCTCTCTGCTCGTGAACTACTCGACGACCAATTTCTCTGTATCGATGAAAGTGAATTGGATATGAGATCCGTAGAGAGCGAAAGGGGTCAGATAGATGAAGTTAGACATTCTTATCATATGGCTGACCATTACTTCAATGAGGGAGCCAATATCAACTCTTTTGATCATCCTCACTACTCAAACGGTTCCTACAGCCACGATAATGAAAACCAATGGGATTACAATGGAGAGGATTCTGTGGAGTCACACGCATTAATAGAGTTTCATATTGATGAtactgaagaagatgaggaagatgataaAAGCTTTGGTAATGTTGACATAAGCATTAAAGGGAAGAAAAGAGACAATGGTGATGGACTATTCCTGCGACTCAGAACCGTCGACAAGGAAG GGCGTATCAGAAATATATACTTCCCGTTTGACATTGAGGCCGACACAGCAATAAGCGTTGCAAGAGAGATGGTTGAAGAGTTGGAGATGGACGACCGTGATGTCATAAAGATAGCAAATATGATCGATGGAGAGATTGCTTCTCTTGTTCCCAACTGGAGCATCTTCTGCAGCTGCGAATCGAACCGTTCCTCCGTGGGTTCAATCATGGATTTCAACGAGAAGCCGTGTGGCAGAAAAGGGTGCCAAGAGAAGCATGGACGGTTTGAGGAAATCACGTTTGAGATAAAAGTAAACCACTCAGACGAAGAAGAGGATTTTTCTTGA